A portion of the Pseudopipra pipra isolate bDixPip1 chromosome 1, bDixPip1.hap1, whole genome shotgun sequence genome contains these proteins:
- the PUF60 gene encoding poly(U)-binding-splicing factor PUF60 isoform X1: MAAQRQRALAIMCRVYVGSIYYELGEDTIRQAFAPFGPIKSIDMSWDSVTMKHKGFAFVEYEVPEAAQLALEQMNSVMLGGRNIKVGRPSNIGQAQPIIDQLAEEARAFNRIYVASVHQDLSDDDIKSVFEAFGKIKSCTLARDPTTGKHKGYGFIEYEKAQSSQDAVSSMNLFDLGGQYLRVGKAVTPPMPLLTPATPGGLPPAAAVAAAAATAKITAQEAVAGAAVLGTLATPGLVSPALTLAQPLGALPQAVMAAQAPGVITGVTPARPPIPVTIPQVGVVNPILASPPALGLVEVKKEKEEEEVFQESERPEMLSEQEHMSISGSSARHMVMQKLLRKQESTVMVLRNMVDPKDIDDDLEGEVTEECGKFGRVSRVIIYQEKQGEEEDAEIIVKIFVEFSEAAATHQAIQALNGRWFAGRKVVAEVYDQERFDNSDLSA, translated from the exons ATGGCGGCTCAGAGGCAGCGGGCACTGGCCATCATGTGCCGGGTCTACGTGGGCTCCATCTACTACGAGCTGGGCGAGGACACCATCCGCCAGGCCTTCGCCCCCTTCGGGCCCATCAAGAGCATCGACATGTCCTGGGACTCGGTCACCATGAAGCACAAG GGCTTCGCCTTCGTGGAGTACGAGGTGCCCGAGGCCGCCCAGCTGGCCCTGGAGCAGATGAACTCTGTCATGCTGGGGGGCAGGAACATCAAG gtGGGCAGGCCCAGCAACATCGGGCAGGCGCAGCCCATCATCGACCAGCTGGCCGAGGAGGCCCGGGCCTTCAACCGCATCTACGTGGCCTCGGTGCACCAGGACCTGTCCGACGACGACATCAAGAGCGTCTTCGAGGCCTTTGGCAAGATCAAATCCTGCACCCTGGCCAGGGACCCCACCACGGGGAAGCACAAGGGCTACGGGTTCATTG AGTACGAGAAGGCGCAGTCGTCGCAGGACGCCGTGTCCTCCATGAACCTCTTCGACCTGGGGGGTCAGTACCTGCGGGTGGGCAAGGCCGTGACCCCCCCGATGCCGCTGCTGACCCCGGCCACGCCCGGCGGGCTCCCCCCGGCCGCCGccgtcgccgccgccgccgccaccgccaaGATCACCGCACAG GAGGCcgtggcaggagctgcagttttgggcactcTGGCAACACCAGGACTCGTGTCCCCAGCCCTGACCCTGGCCCAGCCCCTGGGGGCTCTGCCCCAGGCTGTGATGGCAGCACAGGCCCCTGGAGTCATCACAG GCGTGACGCCCGCCCGGCCGCCCATCCCGGTGACGATCCCGCAGGTGGGGGTGGTGAACCCCATCCTGgccagccccccagccctggggctggtggaggtgaagaaggagaaggaggaggaggaggtgttCCAGGAGTCGGAGCGGCCGGAGATGCTGAGCGAGCAGGAGCACATGAGCATCTCGGGCAGCAGCGCCCGCCACATGGTCATGCAGAAGCTGCTCCGCAAGCAGGAG TCCACGGTGATGGTTCTCCGGAACATGGTGGACCCCAAGGACATCGACGACGACCTGGAGGGGGAGGTGACGGAGGAGTGCGGGAAGTTCGGGCGGGTGAGCCGGGTCATCATCTACCAGGAGAAGCAGGGCGAGGAGGAGGACGCCGAGATCATCGTCAAGATCTTCGTGGAGTTCTCGGAGGCCGCGGCCACCCACCAGGCCATCCAGGCGCTCAACGGCCGCTGGTTCGCCGGCAGGAAGGTGGTGGCCGAGGTCTACGACCAGGAGAGGTTCGACAACAGCGACCTGTCGGCGTGA
- the LOC135422553 gene encoding erythroblast NAD(P)(+)--arginine ADP-ribosyltransferase-like, whose translation MELLLLLLLATTLATGIEELALDMAPNSFDDQYRGCRDEMLQKLPRLNRSEFSTNRVYAKVWAEASTQWHSRPFPGCHLQPGQAIALLAYSMKGLHRQFNAAVRVAGRSRHLYLRSFPFKVLHFLLTTALEDLRGAQTHPRCLHVFRGVRGVRFIAQPGDVVRFGQFTSSSLSRGVIKRFGTDTTFEVLTCHGANIRGCSDHPKEEEVLIPPFETFLVTSVTHQGAKPHIQLRSLGVHSKHNCVYASGRTIPRGHQTSGGSP comes from the exons AtggagctcctgctgctgctgctgctggccacCACTCTGGCCACTGGCATTGAGGAGCTGGCACTGGACATGGCTCCCAACTCCTTCGATGACCAGTACCGGGGCTGCCGGGACGAGATGCTGCAGAAGCTGCCGAGGCTCAACCGCTCCGAGTTCAGCACCAACCGTGTCTACGCCAAGGTTTGGGCCGAGGCCAGCACCCAGTGGCACAGCCGCCCGTTCCCGGGGTGCCAcctgcagccaggacaggcCATCGCCCTCCTGGCCTACTCCATGAAGGGCCTGCACCGTCAGTTCAACGCCGCCGTGCGCGTGGCCGGGCGCTCCCGCCACCTTTACCTGCGCAGCTTCCCCTTCAAGGTGCTGCATTTCCTGCTGACCACGGCCCTGGAGGACCTGCGGGGTGCCCAGACCCACCCCCGCTGCCTCCACGTGTTCCGGGGGGTCCGAGGGGTCCGGTTCATTGCCCAGCCCGGCGACGTCGTCCGCTTTGGCCAGttcacctcctcctccctcagcaGAGGGGTGATCAAGAGGTTCGGCACCGACACAACGTTCGAGGTGCTCACCTGCCACGGCGCCAACATCCGGGGCTGCTCCGACCACCCGAAGGAGGAGGAAGTCCTCATCCCGCCCTTCGAGACCTTTCTTGTCACCAGTGTCACCCACCAAGGGGCCAAACCCCACATCCAGCTCCGCTCCCTCGGCGTGCACAGCAAACACAACTGTGTCTATGCCTCAG gcaggaccatccccagggGCCACCAAACCTCAGGGGGCTCCCCCTGA
- the LOC135422614 gene encoding erythroblast NAD(P)(+)--arginine ADP-ribosyltransferase-like — translation MELLLLLLLAVPSATGIKELALDVAPDAFDDQYWGCRDEMLQKLPRLNRSEFSTNRVYARAWAEAAASWGRSRGSRLRQDQGIALRALAGHAELYEQFNRAVPGAGSSPRHYLDTFDFKVLHFLLTTALEDLRDAPTHPRCLHVFRGVDCVRFTAQPGDVVRFGHFASSSPNRTVAEQFGTDTLFELDTCHGANIGEFSDHPEQQEVLIPPFETFSVTSVTRRGDKPHILLRSLGVHSKHNCVYASVVSRGQRDPPHLGGLLLVALALAVAMGTP, via the exons AtggagctcctgctgctgctgctgctggccgtGCCCTCGGCCACGGGCATCAAGGAGCTGGCCCTGGACGTGGCCCCCGACGCCTTCGATGACCAGTACTGGGGCTGCCGGGACGAGATGCTGCAGAAGCTGCCGAGGCTCAACCGCTCCGAGTTCAGCACCAACCGTGTCTACGCCAGAGCCTGGGCCGAGGCCGCTGCCAGCTGGGGGcggtcccgggggtcccgcctGCGGCAGGACCAGGGCATCGCCCTCCGGGCACTCGCGGGGCACGCGGAGCTGTACGAGCAGTTCAACAGGGCTGTGCCCGGGGCCGGCAGCTCCCCCCGGCACTATCTGGACACATTCGACTTCAAGGTGCTGCATTTCCTGCTGACCACGGCCCTGGAGGACCTGCGGGATGCCCCGACCCACCCCCGCTGCCTCCACGTGTTCCGGGGCGTGGACTGTGTCCGCTTCACTGCCCAGCCCGGCGACGTCGTCCGCTTCGGCCACTtcgcctcctcctcccccaacAGGACAGTGGCCGAGCAGTTCGGCACCGACACCCTCTTCGAGCTGGACACCTGCCACGGCGCCAACATCGGGGAGTTCTCCGACCACCCCGAGCAGCAGGAAGTTCTCATCCCGCCCTTCGAGACCTTCAGCGTCACCAGTGTCACCCGGCGAGGGGACAAACCCCACATCCTGCTCCGCTCCCTCGGCGTGCACAGCAAACACAACTGTGTCTATGCCTCAG TGGTCAGCAGAGGCCAAAGGGACCCCCCCCACCTCGGGGGGCTCCTCCTGGTAGCCCTGGCCCTGGCAGTGGCCATGGGCACCCCCTGA
- the LOC135422674 gene encoding erythroblast NAD(P)(+)--arginine ADP-ribosyltransferase-like, whose protein sequence is MELLLLLLLAVPSAIGIKELALDMAPDAFDDQYQDCSDKMVKELLALNRSELGPNSNYSKAWDDATVKWHSHPSLGSLRWKEEAIALLAYTLETDLYKEFNRAVPLAGSSRQEYLDKFHFKVLHFLLTTALEDLRGAQTHPRCLHVFRGVQGIWFIAQPGDVVRFGQFTSSSLNRTVAEQFGTDTLFELDTCHGANIQDFSFMPWEEEVLIPPFETFNVTRVTHQGAKTHIQLRPHGVYSKHNCVYASVVSSGQRDPPHLGGLLLAALPWQWPWAPPEPRGHRCPLCPRARPSRGLRTEPPVSPGRAGGHGDPPLQGDTAQAQGTPSLSHGWGVGGQLRGGTGGIGFSSGRFFLPPNILTLLSNH, encoded by the exons AtggagctcctgctgctgctgctgctggccgtGCCCTCGGCCATTGGCATCAAGGAGCTGGCCCTGGACATGGCCCCCGACGCCTTCGATGACCAGTACCAGGACTGCAGTGACAAAATGGTGAAGGAGCTGCTGGCGCTCAACCGCTCCGAGCTTGGCCCCAACAGCAATTACTCCAAGGCCTGGGATGATGCCACCGTCAAATGGCACAGCCACCCATCCCTGGGGTCTCTGCGCTGGAAGGAAGAGGCCATTGCCCTCCTGGCATACACGTTGGAGACAGACTTGTACAAGGAGTTCAACAGGGCTGTGCCCCTGGCCGGGAGCTCCCGCCAGGAATATCTGGACAAATTTCACTTCAAGGTGCTGCATTTCCTGCTGACCACGGCCCTGGAGGACCTGCGGGGTGCCCAGACCCACCCCCGCTGCCTCCACGTGTTCCGGGGGGTCCAAGGGATCTGGTTCATTGCCCAGCCCGGCGACGTCGTCCGCTTTGGCCAGttcacctcctcctccctcaaCAGGACAGTGGCCGAGCAGTTCGGCACCGACACCCTCTTCGAGCTGGACACCTGCCACGGCGCCAACATCCAGGACTTCTCCTTCATGCCCTGGGAGGAGGAAGTTCTCATCCCGCCCTTCGAGACCTTTAATGTCACCAGAGTCACCCACCAAGGGGCCAAAACCCACATCCAGCTCCGCCCCCATGGCGTGTACAGCAAACACAACTGTGTCTATGCCTCAG TGGTCAGCAGTGGCCAAAGGGACCCCCCCCACCTCGGGGGGctcctcctggcagccctgccctggcagtggcCATGGGCACCCCCCGAGCCACGAGGACACCgctgtcccctctgcccccgTGCCCGGCCCAGCCGAGGGCTCAGAACGGAGCCCCCGGTGTCCCCAGGACGGGCCGGGGGGCACGGGGACCCCCCGCTGCAGGGGGACACTGCACAAGCCCAGGGGACGCCCTCCCTGAGCCATGGCTGGGGGGTTGGGGGGCAGCTgagggggggcacaggggggattgGCTTCTCTTCGGGGcgttttttcctccctcccaaTATTTTAACTCTGCTTTCCAACCATTAA